Genomic segment of Saccharomycodes ludwigii strain NBRC 1722 chromosome VI, whole genome shotgun sequence:
TTCCTGTAAAAATGCACTTTCCATAGTATTTTAAGTGTGAACTATTTATTAGTTATTTCCTGCTTTAAAGTTTGGCCTCAACTGGTTCTGATTCCAACgcaatgatttattatagACATTTCGGTTTTAAACACAAGAAGTTTAAATGGTTTTTTCGTTTAATTTGAATTGTTCTATCCATCTTTATAATGGattgattaattttttaaaaagaaaggaaaggCGGTATCTTCGGACATTCGGATAAATacaaccaattttttttttttgtgtatCTTTGTCTacatattatatttttttattacctagatatataaatatatatttttataaaacaatATCTTGTTAAAATCTCTAAATCAAAGATAATACCAGACCACATTCATGCATAGCAATTAAAcacaagaaaaagaagaaaaaaaaaagaagaaaaaaaaaaaaaaagaaaaaaaatggatcaTTATCAAGTgtatgaaattaaaaacaacttAAGGAAATCTTCAATTGAATTATCTAAATGGAAATTAATCCAATCAGCGAAATGGTCATCCGAAGCCTTACATGGAATTATATCATTCGACCAAGAAGAAGGGCAAGAATACAAAAAAGATCATGATGATTATTCTGAAAATTGCTCGGTAGATTTATTGAGCAAATTTAACATACCGCCTTCACCAAATACTTTATTCACCAAAAACTTTGCAGATACTGCCAGTAACAAAactaacaacaaaaatgaagaaCAATACACAAGCATTACAAATAAGGGTACTGCTGATATTCCATTAACTCAGGAAGAAGAGGATTTGTATCAATATGCATCATCTTTGTTTGATTGTAGGGAGTTCGATCGTTGCGTCTCGGTTTTGAGCAAAGCAAAACATCCAagactaatttttttaaaactatacACAACATATTTGTCCTGGGATAAGAAGTCACaagaaaatttggaaaatgatTTGTTACCCAACACAACAAGTAATTCGATCAATAATGTTTCTAATAAGGAGTCCACCTCAACCAGAGAAACTTCCACTAATAGTCGCGGTGGCAATCCTtctaacaacaacaacataaATTTACGATTTGGCACATCTTCTATTAGAAATTACTACGCTTCTTCCAATGACGATgaacaaaatcaaatattttataaacaagAACAGTGTTCAACTGCAATGGGAAACAGTGGTTTAAAAGTCAATATACCATCAATCCTGAAGGAATTAGACACCACATTAGAAAGAATATTAACAGCTAATGACGATGATgctagtaataaaaaaggcCAAACAACACCAAGAGTATCCTCATCTTCAGCGCTAATACGGAAAAAAGATAAGATAGGATTGGCATTATTATACTACTTGCAAGGTATACTACTGAAACTACAAGATTCTCAAGCAAAAGCTTTGCATTCGTTCTTGACATCGGTCAAATTATATCCTTATAATTGGACTTGTTGGTCTGAAATTTTGGATTGTCTTTCAAGAGCAGATGAAGCCAGCTTATTGCTTCATCATCTAAATAGGGAGATGGATCCAAATAACGTTATgttacatttttttaaagttgtaTTGTTCCAAGAATTTTGTAAAAGCAACACTGATGACTACAACTTGAATGAGGAATTTTTAAGTGATTTAAACTACTTACTAACGTTATTCCCCAATTTTGCATTTATAAAGTCAAAACAAGCGTTAATAAATTACGAATATATGGATTACATAAATGCTGAACAAATATTTGACGATATCGTTAAAAGGGATCCGTATAGGTTGGAAGACCTAGATACCTATTCCAATATCTTGTACGTCATGCAAAAATTCTCAAAGTTGGCTTATTTAGCACAAATGACTAGTAATATAGATAGATTTAGACCAGAAACCTGTTGTATTGTCGGAAATTACTATTCATCAAAACAGGATCATGCAAAAGCAATCATGTACTTTAGAAGAGCGTTGACTCTAAACAAGAATTATACAAATGCCTGGACATTAATGGGCCACGAGTTTgttgaattgaaaaatacacATGCGGCTATACAGGCCTATCGCAGAGCTGTAGAAATTAACACCAGAGATTATAAAGCTTGGTACGGTTTGGGTCAAGCTTATGAACTTATTGGTAGAAGATTATATtctttgtattatttacaGAAAGCATGTAGTTTGAAACCGTTTGACAAAAGAATGTGGCAGAGTTTGGGCAATTGTTATGAAAAAATGGATAAGAATGAAAAAGTATATGATTCTATTAAGTGTTACGAAAGAGCTTTGCAATTAACTAATCTCAATGAATACGACAGTATGCAATTATCTTACAAGTTGGCAGAattgaatttgaaaatagatAACATGGTTGTTTGTGAAAAGTATATGAAGAAATGTTGTAAAATAGGAGAACTTAATCATTCAAATCTTTACAGTCCAGAGTTAAACAGTGCTCGTTTATGGTTGGCTAGGCATGAAATGAGTAATAAACATTACTCTACGGCATATCAATATGCATCTGGGGTTACAGATGGTGtttcaaaagaaattgaagaGGCTAGAAATATTGCAAGGGAATGTAGAAGAATATTGGATAAGGATTGATTGGTGAAAAGAGAGGAGATAGGGAGGATAACATATGTAATAActgtttatattattattattattaacaatttaATGATCATAAATTAATGTTACGTAGAAACTTGAACTTGTGAATGGCTTTCACAAAgttgattaaaaaaaaaaaaaaaaaaaaaaaatttcatcgCGTTATTTATAACGaaaacatttcttttttaaacacATTTAacatgctttttttttttttttttttttcccttattatttgtatcgTCTTCTTGACaatgtttaataatataacaaCACAattaaagagaaaaaaaaaattttttttggtaaataacctattattattgaatcAACAAACAtagaataatatatatataataggCAATTATGCGTGGCAATATATCACCACCTCTGCCAGAGTTGGAAAATgctaattttaataatgaagatTCATCTTTTCCACCACCACCGCCGCCTGGTTTTGAACAAGAGGATACGAATGACGAAGATataccaccaccacctCCTCCTCCTGGTTTTGAACAAGAAGATGTGAATGACGAAGATataccaccaccacctCCTCCTCCTGGTTTTGAACAAGAAGACGTGAATGATGAAGATATACCACCACCCCCACCACCACCAATGTTCGAAGAGGAAGATATCACTATTCGTTTTAATAACTTACCATCTTCTTCAGCCCTTGAAGCTCAAAAGATTATCAGTAAAAATACTTCCCAGTCACTGCTTAAAGTAGAAGAAAACAATacaagaaaatttaaaacttttccTCCACCAGGTTTTGAAGAAAACCTACCTTTAGGATCcaagagaaaaaataatactaatgaaACCTCAAAAGAACAAccttcaacaaaaaaaagaaaactttttttggaaaatgaattgaataaatctaaaaaagATTGGTTAACAttacaaaaacaaagattTAGAAAAGACCTACAAAATAAAGGTATGAAAACACCTATGAAGAAACAAGGGAAAGTCATTCCCCAGAAAGTTGATCTTCCTAAAGAGCATTTAAGAAAGATTTTTAATAGTCACATAAATATGTCTGGAAAGAGGTTTAATAACGACAAGACTATCCATTTAGCGGCTTTGAAATATATGCCTCATgctgttttaaaattactTGAAAATATGCCACAGCCATGGGAAAATCAAAAGGAGGTACGTGTCTTGTATCATATAACAGGGGCTATTACATTTGTGAACGAGATACCAAGGGTTATTGAGCCAGTATATGTTGCCCAGTGGTCTACTATGTGGATAGCAAtgagaagagaaaaaagagatagacaacattttaaaagaattagatTACCCACctttgatgatgatgaaccACCAATTTTGTATGAAGAGTCAATCGAACCTTTGGAAGTTCCAGAACCCATTTTTTTAGAATTGGATCCAGAAGACGATAGGCTAGTTAGCAATTGGCTATATGATAGCAAACCATTGGTGGAAAATAGGGTAAAAGTTAATGGTTCATCCTATAAACGTTGGAAGCTTGATATACCAACATTGGCGAATTTGTATAGATTAGCTACTCCCTTGGTTAACCAGGTAAATGACcctaattattattacttattCGATAAAAAGTCCTTTATGACTTCAAAGGCGATTAATAACGCTCTTCCCGGTGGTCCAAAGTTTGAACCGTTATTTCCTCATGAAGATGATATAGATAACGAAGATTTTACTGAGTTTAACAGCATTGATCGTCTCATATTTCGTAATAAGATAAGAACCGAATATAAAATTGCGTATCCGCAATTATATATCCCGAGACCACGAAAAGTTGAGGTTATCAAATCTGGGAACCCAATATTATGTCTAGTAGAAAATGATGGAATGGATTTTTTCAGTTATGACAATCAGCTTTTGAGTGCTAtcaactttaaaaaatcgGAAAAGACACAAAGAGAACTTTTACGTAGGAAGGATGATTTTGAATTGTTTCAAGGTTTCAAACCCTTGTTGTGTGACGAAAGTTTAGAATTGCCCAATTTGGATGATGCAGTTTCATTGTATCATGCACCCTTCCCATTTAACCGAAAAAGTGGGCACATGATAAGGGCCGAGGATGCAACGTTGATGAAACATTGGTATTTACAGCACCCAGACGAAGATGACTATCCGCTAAAAGTGAAAGTTTCATATCAGAAACTGTTGAAGAATTACGTTTTAACCGAATTACACTCGAAAAAGCCCATggcacaaaaaaaaatcaaattgtTAAAGCGTTTGAGAAATACTAAATATTTCCAGCAAACTAAAATTGATTGGGTTGAAGCAGGATTACAAGTAATTAGACAAGGTCACAACATGTTAAATCTATTGATACATCGTAAAGGATTAACTTACTTGCATTTGGATtataatttcaatttgaAGCCAACCAAAACTTTGACTACAAAGGAACGTAAAAAATCAAGATTCGGTCATGCATTCCATCTAATGAGAGAAATTCTAAAGATTACTAAATTGCTAGTTGATGTTCAAGTTCAATATAGGTTGGACCAAATTGATGCATACCAACTGGCAGAtggtatttattatattttgaatcATTTGGGTCATTTAACGGGTATTTATCgttacaaatataaaatcatGCACCAGATTAGGGCATGCAAAGACTTGAAGcatgttatttattatagattcaataaaataatcgGTAAGGGGCCGGGATGCGGTTTTTGGCAGCCAGCATGGAAAGTtttggtgttttttttgagaGGTACGACCCCCTTATTGGAAAGATGGCTAAGTAATTTATTAAGCAGACAATTTGAAGGTCGTTCTAACGAGGTAGCAAAGACTACCACAAAACAGAGAGTGGACGCCTACTATGATCTAGAGTTAAGAGCTTCTGTTATGAATGATATATTGGATATGATCCCGCAGGATTTAAGACAGAGCAAGGCGAAAACAATTTTACAACATTTGGGTGAGGCATGGAGATGTTGGAAGGCAAATATACCTTGGGATGTTCCTGGAATGCCCGTtccaattaaaaatatcattgaGAGATATGTGAAATCTAAAGCGGATGGTTGGATCTCGGGTGCTCATAAAAATAGAGAACGGATAAAGAAAGGTGAGcatgttgaaaaaaatgtaataCGTAAAAATTTGGGCAGATTAACCAGATTATGGGTTAGAAATGAACAAGAACGTCAAGAGGAAATGCAACATAATGGACCATATATTTCACCAGAAGAAGCCACAGCAATATTTTCTACTATGGTTGATTGGCTATCTTCACGAGATTTTTCACCAATTCCTTTCCCGCCTTTAAACTATAAgcatgataataaaatcttGGTATTGGCGttggaaaatttaaaacaggcttacgaaaataaaagcaGGTTGGTTCAGTCAGAAAGGGAAGAGCTTGCATTGATCGAACAGGCTTATGATAATCCACATGAGACTTTGAATAGGATAAAGAAGTATTTACTTACACAACGGTCTTTTAAGCCTGTGCAAGTGAGTATGATggattattatcaatatattCAACCACTTTACACCATTGACcccattgaaaaaattacagaCGCATATTTAGATCAGTATCTATGGTTTGAGGCTGATAAAAGACAGTTGTTCCCAAATTGGATCAAACCCAGCGATTCTGAGATTCCTCAATTGTTGGTTTATAAGTGGTGTCAAGGTATTAACAACTTGCACGATATATGGAATGTCTCTGATGGTCAATCTACAGTTTTGCTAGAGACTAGCTTACAGCAACTTACTGAAAATATTGACTTCACTTTATTAAACCGTTTGCTAAGATTGATAATGGACCCTAATATGGCAGATTATATAACTGCGAAAAATAATGTCAAGATAAACTTCAAAGATATGAGTTACGTTAATAAGTATGGTCTAATTCGAGgccttttttttgcaaCATTTATCTATCAGTACTATGGTTTGATGGTTGatctattgttattaggTCCAGATAGAGCACATGAATTGGCAGGAGGTGTGGATTCGCCTAATGAATTTTTAGCGTACGAAAACCTAAACACCGAGATTAAACATCCGATAAGACTCTATTGTCGTTATTTTGACAAAATACACATTGTTTTCCGCTTAAGCGAATTGGATTCAGAGGATTTGATTAAGGATTACTTGTTGGAAAATCCAGATccaaattttgaaaatgcGGTTGGTTATAACAATAAGACGTGTTGGCCACGTGACTGTCGTATGAGATTAATGAGGCGAGATGTAAACTTAGGCAGGGCTTTATTTTGGGAATTCTCCTCGAGGTTGCCGACTTCAATAGCCACTGTTAAATGGGAGGATTCGTTTGTTTCTGTTTACAGTAAAAATAACCCCAATTTGCTATTTTCTATGTGTGGCTTTGAAGTTAGAATACTTCCAAAGAGCAGGGTCATTGAATCTAAGTCTTATGACGAAGGTGTATGGGATTTAATCAACTTTAACACCAAAGAAAGGACTGCCAAAGCTTTTTTGAGAGTTTCAGATGAGGAAATAACTAAATTTGACACAAGGATTCGTATTTTAGTAATGTCAGCTGGCTCCAATACGTTTACTAAGATTGCAGGTAGATGGAATTTGGCGTTGATAGCATTGTTTACCTATTTTAGGGAGGCTATTGTTGCCACAACCTCTCTTTTGGATATTTTGGTGAAAGCGGAAACAAGGGTGCAAAACCATGTTAAGTTAGGGTTAAACTCCAAAATGCCGACACGTTTCCCTCCAGTTGTATTTTACGCTCCCAAAGAATTGGGTGGTTTGGGTATGCTAAGTGCTTCACACATTTTGATTCCTGCTACTGATTTAACGTGGTCTAAACAAACAGATACAGGCATAACTCATTTCAGGGCTGGTATGTCACATACggatgaaaaatatatccCCACTTTATTTAGATACATCACTTCGTGGGAAAATGAGTTTTTAGATTCACAACGAGTGTGGTCCGATTATGCTGCAAAGAGGAAAGAAGCCCTTCGAGAAAATAGAAGATTGGCCTTTGAAGAGTTAGAAGATTCCTGGGATCGAGGTATACCACGTATCAGCACCttatttcaaaaagatAGGCACACTTTGGCGTATGATAAGGGGTATAGGGCCCGTACTgaattcaaaaattatcGTTTGGAGCATTCAAACTCTTTTTGGTGGACTGTTGCTAACCATGATGGCAAATTATGGAACTTGAACAGTTATCGTACGGATGTTATTCAGGCACTTGGTGGGATTGAAACTATTCTAGAGCACACGTTGTTCAAAGGTACTGGATTTACGTCCTGGGAGGGGTTGTTTTGGGAAAAGGCATCTGGATTTGAGGATTCTATGcagtttaaaaaattgacaAATGCGCAAAGAACTGGTTTAAGTCAAATTCCGAATCGACGCTTTACTTTATGGTGGTCACCTACAATTAACAGGGCCAATGTTTATGTTGGATTTTTGGTTCAGTTGGATTTGACTGGTATATTTTTGCATGGTAAGATCCCAACATTGaaaatttcattaattCAAATTTTCCGGGCCCATTTATGGCAAAAGATCCATGAGAGTATTGTTTTCGATTTATGCCAAATTTTGGATGGACAAATGGATGTTTTGGGGATAGAAGAAGTCAAGAAAGAGGTTATTCATCCACGTAAATCGTACAAGATGAATTCTTCAGCCGCTGATATTACCCTAAATAGTACAAGCATGTGGAGTGTTTCCAAACCATCACTATTAAATGAAAGTCACGATGAGTTTAATGAAATTGAATCGGACAAGTTATGGATTGATGTTCAGTTGAGATATGGAGATTACGATTCGCACGATATATCGCGATATGTTCGTTCCAAATTTTTAGATTACACTACTGACAATGTTAGTATGTATCCATCGCCTGCCGGTGTTATGATTGGTATTGATTTGGCATATAATATGTATGATGCCTATGGTAATTGGTCTAAAGGATTAAAGCCAGTAGTTCAAAATAGTATGGCTACGATTATGCGTGCAAATCCATCGTTGTATGTATTGAGAGAACGTATTCGTAAGGGGCTACAAATTTATCAATCTCAAATACAAGAGCCGTATTTGAATTCGTCAAACTATGCTGAGTTGTTTAATGATGATATCAAACTATTTATTGATGACACCAACGTTTATCGTGTTACAGTGCATAAGACATATGAGGGGAATGTTGCCACCAAACCGATTAATGGGTGTGTTTTTATCTTAAATCCTAGGAGCGGGCAATTATTCATGAAAATTATTCACAAATCGGTATGGGCTGGGCAAAAGAGATTGGGTCAATTAGCTAAGTGGAAGACTGCAGAAGAAGTTACTGCGTTGATCAGATCTTTACCGAAAGAAGAACAACCCAAGCAGATTATTGTTACTCGTAAGGCTATGATGGATCCATTAGAGGTTCACTTATTGGACTTTCCGAATATCTCACTCAGACCTTCCGAGTTAAGGTTGCCATTTGCTGCTGCCATGTCTATTGATAAATTATCAGatgttgttttaaaagCTACCGAGCCACAAATGGTGCTGTTTAATATGTATGATGATTGGATGGATAGTATTTCTTCTTATACAGCATTTTCTAGGTTGATCTTATTACTAAGAGGCTTGAAAACTAACGAAGAAAGAGCCAAATACATTTTATATAAGGACCCAACAATTACTATAAGACCGCACCATTTATGGCCCTCGTTTTCTGATGAACAATGGATTGAGGTTGAATCCAACATGAGAGACTTAATTTTGGAGGAATACAGCAACAAGTACAATGTTAATATATCCTCTTTGACCCAAACAGAAATTAAAGATCTAATTTTGGGTCAAAATATTAAGGCACCATCAGTAAGGAGACAGAAGATATTAGAGTTGCAAGAGGCCAAGCAGAAATTGGATGAACAAACCATGGCTGTTGCAGATACCGCGATGAAAACGAAAAGTGTTAATGCACAAGGTGAAGAGATTGTGGTTGTTGCTTCTTCGAACTATGAAACACAaacattttcttcaaaGAATGAATGGAGGGCACGTGCTATTTCAAATTCGTTGTTATCTTTAAggttgaaaaatatttttgtttcatcAACAACATTTGTCGATCAAAAGAACGTTTATATTTTGcctaaaaatttattgagCAAATTTATAGAAATATCAGATTCTAGATCACAAATTGCTGGTTTACTTTACGGCTTGTCGCCCTCCCCCGAACAAAATATGATTAAGGAGATAAGAACTATAGTTATGCTACCTCAAATAGGAAATGAATTGTCTGTTAATGTGTCCAGGAAATTGCCAACAAAATCAAGGGTCCTTGAAGGAATGGAGTTGCTAGGTTGGGTACACACGCAATTTAGTGAATTTAAGTTTATGACTCCCTCTGAGATTTCTACTCATTCTCAGCTTTTCAGTAGTGGTGGTACTGGTGGTTGTATTGatctttctattttttccaCTTCTGGTAGCTTGTCGTTGTCTGCTTATACTTTATCTGAAAAGGGGTTTGAGTGGGgattacaaaataaagcTATACATGATACTGATCCAGATGGATTTGAGCCAAGTTACAGCCAGTATGCTCAATTGTTGTTATCCGACCGTATTATTGGTAATTTTGTGGTTCCTGACAATGAGTTATGGAACTATGCTTTTATGGGGTCGAATTTCAATCCGGACGtgaaatataatttaaaaattgatgTTCCAATAGGTTTTTATGCTGAATTACATCGTGCTATTCATTTTACTCAATTCAATGAATTTGTTGGTGATGATTTAGAGGCCAACCAAGAAGATTTGTTTGATTAGTTTACAGGgggtttttgtttttgtttttgtaagtattattgttaattaGATGTGTATAATGTGTTTAGTAAGTGTTATTTTGATGTAAACTGATAGTTTGATTGATTGATGTGTTGAAAAGGGCTTTTTAtatagtaattttttttttttttttttttttttttttttacccctttataaaaatagttgTTTTTCGTTCTGGTAGGCCACTCAACTTGTTTGCTTGTGTGTTTTTGAAGCGTATTTTTGGCCTTAAGCAAGcaaataattatttgttcTGTTTAATTGTACTTTAAGCGTTTCGAAATCAAATGGAActttaaaagttaaaaaaaatacatcaGCCATCCAACATCTATAAAACTcataattaaaaagttttttttttttttttttttcctgtttTTGTAAGGTTAGAAgggaaaaaagttaaatttttcacaCTTGAATCATTTAAGTAACAGTTTAGAACTTCCATGAATACAACAACCATTAATAAGAGCCACGATGATGGTAACAAATCTATTCAAAATTTGATATTGAATAAATTCCCAACCAAAGatgatttaattaataaaggTATTTGGAAAGgtgatatatataaaccAATATATTCATTAGATATGGAAAATAGTGGTGAAGAGGGGAATATTAGAGGATGGGTTTGGAAAACTTTATTGTTGAATAGTATTATAGATGACGAAGagattattagtagtaacaTAACTAGTAATATTGCATCTTCATTACCATCTCCATCACCTCCTCCTATCTCTACAGATACTGCTTTGAATAGAAAAATTAGTAGAATTCAaacacaaaaaagaaaattatatatgaatggtaatattattaatccAAATGGTACTAATAGtgctattaataataaacgaATTAATAGTATAGCAAATGATTATAGtactaatagtaacaataatcaCAATGATGTAGAGAATGATAGTGATGTTGATTACGACTTTCATAATGCTATCAATAGTAAGAACAAGAATAATAacgacaacaacaacaacaacaataataataataataataataataataataataataatagaagcATTAGTAGTAATAGCGGATTTGTCATGTTGGATGAATTGAAACCGCTTCCCACTACTTTTGAAAACACTCGCTGTGAAGAAATCATAGAGAATGATGTTCGTGCCAGTGCTAATAACACCATTGGTAAcactaaaaaaagattattaaCACCAATGTCTACGGAGTCAGACCCACTGTTAAACAACAAAGGTATATTTAACAAGaccaacaacaatgacGATGCTGACGAAATCAACAGTAACAACTTGGAACACCAGTTGGAAATTATTAAGCTAGATACCAACAGATTATTACTATatgatatttataaatCTATACCGATTCAACAGGATAttcaattaatattatacaaTTACTTAATTTACAATAGAACCACATATAAACAGGGCTTTCACGAGATAGTAGCAATTATATACCACCATTTAGATTATTCTGACAAGTTATCaacattaaatattttcaataaatttatggTTGAGGGTGGTATcagtttgtttttcaacGAAAGCGAGTTGATCaactggaaaaaaaacaaatttgaGCCATTGTTATCCTTTTGTGTTCCTAGCATATATGATtcaattttgaaaaactttaaaCTGGACAACACAGTGTGGTTAATCAGGTGGTGTagattgatttttattagagAATTAGATTTAAATAAGGAAGTCTTACCCATTTGGGatcattttttaactttcaAATACAATTTACTGGACTTGATGAGTACCACCATCATTCTACTATTAGTTTTAAtcagtaaaaaaataatttgttattgtGATGACCAGAGTGATTTAATTGATGTTTTATTGCATTACGAGGAGAACAATGCGTTACATAACACTATTTCTATAGTTGAATTAATGAAATATAGTGGTATGTTATGTGAAATCATACAAAATGGTAGAACAAATACTTCCAGCTACAATAAGTTTGATAGGAAAACCATACAGCACCTAAGggatattattagaattttTAGCGATGTGTATTTACAAGATATGGAATGGTCACAGATGATGAATACTGTGGTTGATTCCAACAGGTTAAAGAcacaacaaaaattaaaagacaGGATCAAAtccaaaatgaaaaaataagcACTTGATGTAGCATATCTGATCGAAATATTAACAgtaatataataacaaaaaaaaaaaaaaaaaaaaaaaagaaaaaaaaaaattatatatatatatttcttatcATTTCATTAAAGTAGTCATTATATAcgtatatacatatatatatataatatttatttccaaagctataccaaaaaaaaagggggaaaCTAATCAATTAGAGTCCTCAATTATTTCTTACCTTGGTTAGCAACGGCAGCGGCaccagcagcagcagcttCTGGGTCCAAGTAGTAAGATGGTTTAGTTGGTTTCAATTGGTTGTCTAATTCGTAGACCAATGGAATACCAGTTGGAATGTTCAACTTGGCAATGTCAGC
This window contains:
- the GYP6 gene encoding GTPase-activating protein GYP6 (similar to Saccharomyces cerevisiae YJL044C | GYP6 | Gtpase-activating protein of Ypt6 Protein), producing MNTTTINKSHDDGNKSIQNLILNKFPTKDDLINKGIWKGDIYKPIYSLDMENSGEEGNIRGWVWKTLLLNSIIDDEEIISSNITSNIASSLPSPSPPPISTDTALNRKISRIQTQKRKLYMNGNIINPNGTNSAINNKRINSIANDYSTNSNNNHNDVENDSDVDYDFHNAINSKNKNNNDNNNNNNNNNNNNNNNNNNRSISSNSGFVMLDELKPLPTTFENTRCEEIIENDVRASANNTIGNTKKRLLTPMSTESDPLLNNKGIFNKTNNNDDADEINSNNLEHQLEIIKLDTNRLLLYDIYKSIPIQQDIQLILYNYLIYNRTTYKQGFHEIVAIIYHHLDYSDKLSTLNIFNKFMVEGGISLFFNESELINWKKNKFEPLLSFCVPSIYDSILKNFKLDNTVWLIRWCRLIFIRELDLNKEVLPIWDHFLTFKYNLLDLMSTTIILLLVLISKKIICYCDDQSDLIDVLLHYEENNALHNTISIVELMKYSGMLCEIIQNGRTNTSSYNKFDRKTIQHLRDIIRIFSDVYLQDMEWSQMMNTVVDSNRLKTQQKLKDRIKSKMKK